A single genomic interval of Pelagerythrobacter marensis harbors:
- the gatC gene encoding Asp-tRNA(Asn)/Glu-tRNA(Gln) amidotransferase subunit GatC, translated as MSVDQTTVAKIASLARIEMSDEELARMAPELSQILDWVEQLGEVDTSQVEPMTAVIPNTLRLRADEIDADPLTGGNRRDDVLANAPAAEHGFFGVPKVIE; from the coding sequence ATGTCCGTCGACCAGACCACCGTGGCGAAAATCGCCTCGCTGGCCCGCATCGAGATGAGCGACGAGGAACTGGCGCGCATGGCGCCCGAGCTGTCGCAGATTCTCGATTGGGTCGAACAGCTCGGCGAAGTCGATACTTCGCAGGTCGAACCGATGACCGCCGTCATCCCCAACACCTTGCGCCTGCGCGCCGACGAGATCGACGCCGATCCGCTGACCGGCGGCAACCGGCGCGACGACGTGCTGGCCAATGCCCCTGCGGCGGAGCACGGCTTTTTCGGTGTCCCGAAGGTGATCGAATGA